The following coding sequences lie in one Deltaproteobacteria bacterium genomic window:
- a CDS encoding peptidylprolyl isomerase — protein sequence MKKSLLLLVTGFGAWTFSFAHAEVLNRVVATVDDEPITLHEVHALAKSPTQQALFLPPGGAANMAEKDILEVLIMNKLIGKEVETQGIKAKPDDIDSYIERIKNQSRIDDEQFKAALATQGMTMDAYRQQVASEIERALLVNREIGSHVNVTPEDVERYYQANRADYAQAEQVRVRHIFLPLSAGDAQSLLAQMEAIRKRAVGGEDFGALADQNSQGPGAGQGGDLGYFKKGQMNQEIDDVAFSLKPGEISQPFRTSAGVHLIKVEEHTQPGQMTLDKVSTEQIKSKLYNEALKKRYDRWFQEDLRFRHNIENFLIAAPARPSRDLLKKPGDGTAEQTASAQTPEEEKGFLRSLWPF from the coding sequence ATGAAGAAAAGCCTACTCTTATTGGTGACCGGGTTCGGTGCGTGGACATTCTCTTTCGCTCACGCCGAAGTCTTGAATCGTGTGGTGGCGACGGTGGACGATGAGCCGATTACGCTCCACGAGGTCCATGCGTTGGCGAAATCCCCGACGCAGCAAGCGTTGTTTCTCCCCCCAGGCGGCGCGGCCAATATGGCGGAGAAGGACATCCTCGAAGTGCTGATTATGAACAAACTGATCGGTAAGGAAGTCGAGACGCAAGGCATTAAAGCCAAGCCTGACGACATCGATAGCTATATCGAGCGTATCAAGAATCAGAGCCGCATCGACGACGAGCAGTTCAAGGCGGCCTTGGCTACGCAAGGCATGACGATGGACGCCTACCGGCAACAGGTGGCCAGCGAAATCGAACGCGCGCTGCTGGTGAACCGGGAGATCGGCTCGCATGTCAACGTCACTCCAGAGGATGTCGAACGGTATTACCAGGCCAACAGGGCCGACTATGCCCAAGCCGAACAAGTCCGGGTGCGCCATATTTTTCTCCCGCTCTCGGCCGGCGATGCGCAATCGTTGCTCGCTCAGATGGAAGCTATTCGGAAACGCGCCGTGGGTGGCGAAGATTTCGGCGCGCTCGCCGACCAAAATTCTCAAGGGCCGGGGGCCGGGCAGGGCGGCGATCTCGGCTACTTCAAAAAAGGGCAGATGAATCAAGAGATCGACGACGTGGCCTTCTCTCTGAAGCCGGGAGAGATCAGCCAACCCTTCCGAACCAGCGCTGGCGTGCACCTCATCAAGGTCGAAGAGCACACGCAGCCCGGACAAATGACGCTGGATAAAGTCTCCACCGAACAGATTAAGAGCAAGCTCTATAACGAAGCGCTCAAGAAGCGTTATGACCGCTGGTTTCAAGAAGATCTGCGGTTCCGGCATAACATCGAGAATTTTCTGATTGCGGCCCCTGCGCGTCCCTCCCGAGATCTTCTAAAGAAGCCGGGTGACGGGACTGCCGAACAGACGGCGTCGGCGCAAACCCCGGAGGAAGAGAAAGGGTTCTTGCGCAGTTTGTGGCCGTTCTGA
- the accC gene encoding acetyl-CoA carboxylase biotin carboxylase subunit — protein MFKKVLIANRGEIAVRIIRACRALGIPTVAVHSTADRESLHVRLADERVCIGPPSPTASYLNIPTIVSAGLSFGADAVHPGYGFLSENGDFAEACQRSGLTFIGPRVRNIRLMGDKPRARRVMEKFGVPVLSGTSSGTMDVREAQAVAERIGYPVLMKAAAGGGGRGLRVANTRAELEAVFGVAREEGAAAFGNGALYIEKYLSRARHIEFQIIADQHRNVLHLGERECSIQRRYQKVLEESPSPALNKKLRERMGAVAVKAAQAIGYTNVGTIEFLLDEQGHFYFIEMNTRVQVEHPVTEMVTGIDIVQASIISAAGEPLPWRQRDISLSGHAIECRVVAEDPISMLPSPGTIREYHAPGGMGIRVESGVTENSVVPVFYDSLLAKVIAHAPTRDEAIRRMRVALSEYRIGGIKTNIALHHRILQDPDFLSGNVHTRYLDKFLSRPVRVDKEHAAAPAALPV, from the coding sequence GTGTTCAAAAAAGTACTCATCGCGAACCGTGGCGAGATCGCGGTACGTATCATCCGTGCCTGCCGGGCTTTGGGCATTCCGACGGTCGCGGTGCACTCGACTGCCGACCGAGAATCGCTCCACGTGCGCCTGGCCGACGAACGTGTCTGTATCGGCCCGCCTTCCCCGACTGCTAGTTATCTGAACATTCCGACGATCGTGAGCGCCGGCCTCTCTTTCGGCGCGGATGCCGTGCATCCTGGCTATGGGTTTTTGTCGGAAAACGGTGACTTTGCCGAAGCGTGTCAGCGCTCCGGACTGACGTTCATCGGGCCGCGGGTGCGGAACATCCGCCTGATGGGGGACAAGCCGCGCGCGCGTCGGGTGATGGAGAAATTCGGCGTCCCGGTGCTCTCTGGCACCTCCTCGGGTACGATGGATGTTCGTGAGGCGCAAGCCGTTGCCGAACGCATTGGGTATCCGGTGTTGATGAAAGCGGCGGCCGGAGGTGGTGGTCGTGGGCTGCGCGTCGCCAATACCCGAGCCGAGCTGGAGGCGGTGTTTGGCGTCGCACGAGAAGAGGGCGCGGCGGCGTTTGGCAACGGTGCCCTCTATATCGAGAAATATCTTTCCCGCGCGCGTCATATCGAGTTTCAGATCATTGCCGACCAACACCGTAACGTATTGCATCTCGGCGAGCGCGAATGTTCCATCCAACGGCGCTATCAGAAGGTGCTCGAAGAGTCGCCCTCGCCGGCGTTGAATAAAAAATTACGCGAGCGCATGGGGGCCGTGGCCGTCAAAGCGGCACAGGCGATCGGCTACACCAACGTCGGCACGATCGAATTTCTGCTCGATGAACAGGGCCACTTTTATTTCATCGAGATGAACACGCGCGTCCAAGTCGAACATCCGGTCACCGAAATGGTCACTGGCATCGATATCGTCCAGGCCAGTATTATTTCCGCTGCTGGAGAGCCGCTCCCGTGGCGGCAGCGCGACATCTCGCTGTCCGGGCATGCGATCGAGTGCCGCGTGGTTGCCGAAGACCCAATCTCGATGTTACCGTCGCCCGGCACCATTCGGGAATATCATGCGCCTGGCGGCATGGGCATTCGCGTGGAATCCGGCGTCACGGAGAACAGTGTCGTGCCGGTATTTTACGATTCGCTGCTGGCCAAGGTGATTGCCCATGCGCCGACGCGAGACGAAGCCATCCGCCGCATGCGGGTGGCCTTGAGCGAATATCGCATCGGCGGCATTAAAACCAACATTGCGTTGCATCATCGGATCTTGCAAGACCCAGATTTTCTCAGCGGCAACGTGCACACTCGCTATCTGGATAAGTTCCTCTCCCGCCCAGTTCGGGTCGATAAAGAGCACGCCGCTGCCCCAGCCGCGCTGCCTGTATGA
- the mfd gene encoding transcription-repair coupling factor produces MVETAAAPHLFPLAEAVPRALSAWRSVAPGNRLRIAGLRGAARAFFLARCLAQEPAPTLCILPSLEAAEAFADDLRFFLGEDRAAGRTVHLYPPWDVPPFEGLSPSNEILAAQIEGLYYLVSAAQPIVVASIDALVQRVFPQEELIGATLSLQVARDLPLSDLVDHLVQWGYRRVPLVEEKGEVAVRGGLIDLLPPLADQPLRVEFVGDTVESIRTFDPSSQRSIGTIDEISLLPMRLFSSTRLQAGRRAVEEAMAESELPHREQQRIAENLKSGLPFPGAEFLLPYLYPTLESLADYLPRNTTVWLVDPGQNDAELEAYLDRLTTAAAGAKPEHRFAAPPAQLFCNKDELLSRLAAYRTITLDGVENLGADVVASSSLLTGVRPQPHGKTGERSLAPLAARIRQWQEEEVRVALVVSSSVQAAHLQNLLIGHDLRLPILAEPTGERKGAAPLAAITVGHLSQGFLLPADLLAFVTEEEIFGEKRHHRRARPRPVADYLTGLSQLTADDYVVHVDHGIAVYRGLRHLSVAGTEGDYLHLEYAGKDRLYLPVERINLVQKYSGAEGRTAALDRLGGQAWEKTKRKTREAILAMARELLEVHAVRESTERPPVARLDDDYEEFVARFPFEETSGQRAAIDDVLADLRTEKPMDRLVCGDVGYGKTEVALRAAFLTVQSGKQVAVLVPTTILAQQHAETFVRRFADYPVRIELLNRFRSAQEVKAVLLGLASGVVDIVIGTHRLLQHDVVFKNLGMIVVDEEHRFGVAHKEKIKKLRHLVDVLTLSATPIPRTLNMALMGMRDLSVIETPPVDRQAIRTYVSRYEDKLVRAAILNELGRGGQVFFVHNRVETIERMARQLRELVPEAAISVAHGQMRESELEKVMLDFLHHRTNVLLCSSIIESGLDIPTANTIVIDRADQFGLAQLYQLRGRVGRSSNRAYAYLLIPGEHLLTDDARKRLDVLQELDDLGSGFRLAAHDLEIRGAGNLLGKEQHGNVAAVGFELYAQMLEDTVRELKGGEIEMRIEPDIQLSVPAYLPEVYIPDVNQRLVFYKKLANVKSRIDLEDLAYEMEDRFGPLPPLVLVFIEMMDLRRVLRDYLVTAVYRRAEKVTLHFHPDAPIKGERLVTFVQKDKGRSHLSPDLRLTFTLKPEEDVMLAVKTLLETLSEAA; encoded by the coding sequence ATGGTAGAGACTGCCGCTGCCCCCCATCTCTTTCCCCTTGCTGAGGCGGTCCCGCGCGCGCTGTCCGCGTGGCGGAGTGTCGCTCCGGGGAATCGCCTCCGCATCGCTGGGCTGCGCGGCGCGGCGCGGGCATTTTTCCTTGCTCGCTGTCTGGCGCAAGAGCCGGCACCGACCCTGTGCATTCTGCCCTCGCTCGAAGCCGCCGAGGCGTTCGCCGACGATCTGCGCTTTTTCTTGGGCGAGGACCGCGCGGCGGGGCGCACGGTGCATCTCTATCCGCCTTGGGATGTCCCGCCATTCGAAGGGTTGTCGCCCAGCAATGAAATCCTCGCCGCACAGATTGAGGGGCTGTATTACCTCGTGTCAGCCGCGCAGCCCATCGTGGTGGCGTCGATTGACGCGCTCGTGCAACGGGTGTTCCCGCAAGAAGAACTCATTGGTGCCACGCTCTCCTTGCAAGTCGCCCGCGACCTCCCATTGTCGGACTTGGTGGATCACCTCGTGCAGTGGGGATATCGGCGGGTGCCGCTGGTCGAAGAAAAGGGAGAAGTGGCCGTGCGTGGTGGCCTTATCGATCTCTTGCCGCCGTTGGCTGACCAACCCCTGCGAGTGGAATTTGTGGGCGATACCGTCGAATCCATCCGCACCTTCGATCCGTCCTCGCAACGTTCGATCGGGACAATCGACGAGATTTCTTTGTTGCCGATGCGGCTGTTCTCCTCCACGCGGCTGCAAGCCGGTCGGCGCGCTGTGGAAGAGGCGATGGCGGAAAGCGAACTGCCCCATCGCGAACAACAGCGCATTGCCGAAAATCTGAAAAGTGGATTGCCCTTTCCCGGTGCCGAGTTCCTGCTGCCTTACTTGTATCCGACGCTGGAAAGCCTGGCCGATTATCTGCCACGGAACACGACGGTCTGGCTGGTCGATCCCGGACAGAATGACGCCGAGCTGGAAGCGTACCTTGATCGGTTGACGACTGCTGCCGCCGGTGCCAAGCCAGAGCACCGCTTTGCAGCGCCGCCGGCGCAGTTGTTCTGCAACAAAGACGAACTCCTCTCCCGGTTAGCTGCCTACCGCACGATCACTCTGGACGGCGTGGAGAATCTCGGCGCGGATGTCGTCGCCTCGTCGTCGCTCTTGACCGGGGTACGCCCGCAACCGCATGGCAAAACCGGCGAGCGGAGCCTCGCCCCGCTCGCCGCGCGCATCCGCCAATGGCAAGAGGAAGAGGTCCGTGTTGCCCTGGTGGTGTCGAGTTCGGTCCAAGCCGCCCATCTTCAGAATCTGTTGATCGGTCATGACCTCCGTTTGCCGATTCTCGCGGAACCCACAGGAGAGCGAAAAGGCGCCGCGCCCTTGGCCGCGATTACCGTAGGCCATCTGTCGCAAGGATTTTTGCTGCCTGCCGATCTCTTGGCTTTCGTAACAGAAGAGGAGATTTTCGGTGAGAAACGTCACCATCGTCGCGCGCGCCCGCGCCCGGTCGCCGATTATCTGACCGGGCTCAGCCAACTGACCGCCGACGATTATGTCGTCCATGTCGATCACGGCATTGCTGTGTATCGCGGGCTGCGCCATTTAAGCGTCGCTGGCACCGAAGGAGATTACCTTCATCTGGAGTACGCGGGAAAAGATCGGCTGTATCTGCCGGTCGAGCGCATCAACCTCGTACAAAAATACTCTGGAGCCGAAGGTCGGACGGCGGCGCTGGACCGGCTCGGCGGACAAGCCTGGGAGAAAACCAAGCGGAAGACGCGCGAGGCGATTCTCGCCATGGCGCGCGAGCTGCTCGAAGTCCATGCCGTGCGCGAAAGCACGGAGCGCCCACCGGTAGCGCGCCTGGACGACGACTACGAGGAATTTGTTGCCCGCTTTCCCTTTGAAGAGACCAGTGGCCAACGTGCAGCGATTGACGATGTGTTGGCGGATCTGCGTACCGAGAAACCCATGGATCGTCTGGTCTGCGGCGATGTCGGCTATGGGAAGACGGAAGTCGCGTTACGCGCCGCGTTTCTGACCGTGCAAAGCGGCAAACAGGTGGCAGTGTTAGTCCCGACAACGATTTTGGCGCAACAACATGCCGAGACTTTTGTCCGCCGCTTTGCCGACTATCCGGTGCGGATCGAATTGCTGAACCGTTTTCGCTCCGCGCAAGAAGTCAAAGCCGTTCTTTTGGGCCTTGCCTCGGGGGTAGTCGATATTGTCATCGGTACCCATCGGCTGTTGCAACATGACGTGGTCTTCAAAAACCTGGGGATGATTGTCGTTGACGAAGAGCACCGCTTCGGCGTCGCCCATAAAGAGAAGATTAAAAAGCTGCGCCACTTAGTCGATGTGCTGACGCTGTCCGCCACGCCGATTCCCCGCACGCTCAACATGGCGTTGATGGGCATGCGCGACCTCAGCGTCATCGAAACCCCGCCGGTGGATCGCCAAGCGATTCGCACCTACGTCTCCCGCTACGAAGACAAGCTCGTGCGAGCGGCCATCTTGAACGAACTCGGTCGCGGCGGGCAGGTCTTTTTCGTACACAATCGTGTGGAGACGATCGAGCGCATGGCACGTCAACTCCGCGAGTTGGTGCCCGAAGCGGCGATCTCCGTCGCCCATGGGCAAATGCGGGAGAGTGAATTGGAGAAGGTCATGCTGGACTTTCTTCACCATCGGACGAATGTGTTGCTGTGTTCCTCGATCATCGAGTCCGGGCTGGATATTCCCACCGCCAATACCATCGTCATCGACCGTGCCGATCAGTTCGGCTTGGCGCAGCTCTATCAGCTCCGTGGTCGCGTCGGACGCTCGTCCAACCGCGCGTATGCGTATCTGCTAATTCCCGGTGAGCACTTGCTGACCGACGATGCCCGTAAACGACTGGACGTGTTGCAAGAACTTGACGACTTGGGCAGCGGGTTTCGTCTGGCGGCTCACGACTTAGAGATTCGCGGCGCTGGCAATTTGTTGGGGAAAGAGCAGCACGGCAATGTGGCAGCGGTCGGCTTCGAGCTGTACGCGCAAATGCTGGAGGATACCGTCCGCGAACTCAAAGGTGGCGAGATCGAGATGCGCATCGAGCCGGACATCCAGCTCAGCGTGCCGGCGTACCTGCCCGAGGTGTATATTCCCGATGTCAATCAACGGCTGGTGTTCTATAAAAAGCTCGCCAATGTGAAGAGCCGGATCGATTTGGAAGACCTCGCCTACGAGATGGAAGATCGGTTCGGTCCACTCCCGCCGCTCGTCTTAGTGTTCATTGAGATGATGGACCTGCGCCGCGTGCTGCGGGACTATCTGGTGACGGCAGTCTATCGACGAGCGGAAAAAGTGACGCTGCACTTTCATCCCGACGCACCCATCAAAGGCGAGCGGCTCGTGACCTTCGTGCAGAAAGACAAAGGCCGGTCCCATTTGAGCCCGGACTTGCGCCTCACGTTTACCCTCAAACCCGAGGAAGACGTGATGCTCGCGGTGAAGACCCTGTTGGAGACGTTGAGCGAAGCGGCATAG
- a CDS encoding DUF1573 domain-containing protein, translating into MLYHSLPGASGFCRRAHALDFSLPSFLVFLALLGGASFSFPVEHAVANEPSAAAAPTAPRLVFGEPLFDFGKVEQGALVNHLFRFTNQGEQDLRIESVKTPCGCTAAVISSEVISPGQEGTISATFDTTHFTGESAKSISVYSNDPAQSVITLTLQGEILVEVVVDPAQVYLGRVRRGEELVRSVDVLYDASKPISITKIENSSPFLAVEAQDLEKPGQKGKKLLVTLKKNVPLGRLSDEIHVTTTSEKRPRVDIPVFGSIEGDLVMAPPQVSFGLVRNGEGKSQEISIKNRAANPVHIVEVRSSNADVVATLATIKDGEEYKLTVSAKNDSQAGRIEGEVQLMTDHPTEKILSLPLYGMVAERRQAKQ; encoded by the coding sequence ATGCTCTATCACTCGCTACCCGGCGCGTCAGGCTTTTGCCGCCGCGCCCACGCCCTAGACTTCAGCTTGCCCTCGTTCCTTGTGTTCCTGGCGCTACTCGGCGGGGCCAGTTTCTCCTTTCCTGTAGAGCACGCGGTTGCCAACGAGCCGTCCGCAGCGGCAGCTCCAACTGCCCCCCGTCTCGTGTTCGGCGAACCGCTCTTCGACTTTGGCAAGGTGGAGCAAGGAGCCTTGGTCAATCATTTGTTCCGTTTTACCAATCAGGGCGAGCAAGACCTGCGAATCGAATCGGTAAAAACCCCGTGCGGCTGTACGGCAGCGGTGATTTCCTCGGAAGTGATTTCTCCCGGGCAAGAGGGGACGATTAGTGCCACTTTTGACACTACGCATTTCACCGGAGAAAGCGCCAAAAGCATTAGCGTCTACAGCAACGATCCCGCTCAGTCGGTCATAACGTTGACTCTGCAAGGCGAAATCCTGGTTGAGGTGGTTGTCGATCCCGCCCAAGTCTACTTAGGGCGCGTCCGCCGTGGAGAAGAGCTCGTTCGCTCCGTCGATGTGCTCTATGACGCGAGCAAGCCGATCTCGATCACGAAAATAGAAAATTCCTCGCCGTTCCTGGCCGTCGAGGCGCAAGACCTGGAAAAGCCGGGACAAAAAGGAAAGAAGTTGTTGGTCACCCTCAAGAAGAATGTCCCGCTGGGACGCCTCAGCGACGAGATCCATGTCACCACGACCAGCGAGAAACGACCACGCGTAGATATTCCTGTCTTCGGCAGCATCGAGGGCGATCTGGTAATGGCACCGCCACAGGTCTCTTTTGGCCTAGTGCGGAACGGAGAAGGGAAGTCTCAGGAGATCAGCATTAAAAATCGCGCGGCAAACCCGGTGCATATCGTCGAGGTGCGGAGTTCCAATGCCGATGTGGTTGCTACACTGGCGACGATCAAGGACGGAGAAGAATACAAACTGACGGTCAGCGCGAAGAATGACAGCCAGGCCGGACGGATTGAGGGTGAAGTGCAACTCATGACCGATCATCCGACCGAGAAAATCCTTTCCCTCCCGCTGTATGGCATGGTGGCCGAAAGGCGGCAGGCGAAACAGTAG
- a CDS encoding BrnA antitoxin family protein, producing the protein MKKKIPTFKTDAAAEHFVATADLTAYDLSGARPVQFEFEFEKKTGQLNMRVPQSLLNAVKARAKARGIPYTRLIRETLESALATREL; encoded by the coding sequence ATGAAGAAGAAAATTCCGACCTTTAAGACCGACGCCGCAGCCGAGCACTTCGTGGCTACTGCCGACCTCACCGCCTACGACCTGTCCGGCGCACGGCCAGTGCAGTTCGAGTTCGAGTTCGAGAAAAAAACCGGGCAGCTCAATATGCGCGTGCCTCAATCCTTGCTGAACGCTGTGAAGGCACGGGCCAAGGCACGCGGGATTCCCTACACGCGGTTGATCCGGGAAACTCTCGAGTCTGCTCTCGCCACACGGGAATTATAA